In one Bacillota bacterium genomic region, the following are encoded:
- a CDS encoding BofC C-terminal domain-containing protein, protein MRKWPWKLLAAVFAASLVVGMVLALVTGLPSPGRLLPRLLGRVPGGQNTPVGPSERVLVGGDWVVIFSTTYRQCGDTVIDTGPPPQEMIGLNLEGIRNLYPEWTVATFEKGKAQLTRSIDGLCPDMERFRYVKLEGDRVNIYYGRPPKLMFKEFIVLEVEGLRQADRDRLSQGVTVEGDDGVAELLEGLGD, encoded by the coding sequence TTGAGAAAATGGCCGTGGAAACTCCTGGCGGCCGTCTTCGCGGCGTCCCTGGTCGTCGGGATGGTCTTGGCCCTGGTCACCGGCCTACCCAGCCCTGGTCGCCTGCTGCCCAGGCTGCTGGGGCGAGTCCCGGGCGGTCAGAACACGCCGGTCGGCCCGTCGGAGCGGGTCCTGGTCGGCGGGGACTGGGTGGTCATCTTCAGCACCACCTACCGGCAGTGTGGGGACACCGTCATCGATACCGGTCCGCCGCCCCAGGAGATGATCGGACTGAACCTGGAGGGGATCCGCAACCTCTACCCCGAATGGACCGTGGCCACCTTCGAGAAGGGGAAGGCCCAGCTGACGAGGTCGATCGACGGGTTGTGCCCGGATATGGAGCGCTTCCGCTATGTCAAGCTGGAAGGTGATCGGGTCAACATCTACTACGGGCGGCCGCCCAAGTTGATGTTCAAGGAGTTCATCGTCCTCGAGGTCGAGGGCCTCCGCCAGGCCGACCGCGACCGACTGTCCCAGGGGGTCACCGTCGAGGGCGACGACGGCGTGGCCGAGCTGCTGGAGGGGTTGGGGGACTGA
- the ruvA gene encoding Holliday junction branch migration protein RuvA, which produces MIALLRGVLAHVEQDWVIVETGGVGFRVQVPVSTRSRLPGAGAEVLLHTHLHVREDALVLYGFATREELETFDLLLTVTGVGPKVAVGVLSGITPGDFLRAVAFQDEEVLKGLPGVGKKTAQRIILDLKDKVGSFIEKTRPPEVIEPRAADSRAEAMEALVALGYGRLEAGQAVERAARQSAGSRPEELVRLALRLVARAKEA; this is translated from the coding sequence TTGATCGCCCTCTTGCGGGGCGTCCTCGCCCACGTCGAACAGGATTGGGTCATCGTCGAGACCGGCGGGGTCGGGTTCCGAGTCCAGGTCCCCGTCTCTACTCGTTCGCGCCTACCCGGCGCCGGGGCCGAAGTCCTCCTCCATACCCACCTCCACGTCCGCGAGGATGCCCTGGTCCTCTACGGCTTCGCCACCCGCGAGGAGTTGGAGACCTTCGACCTCCTCCTCACCGTCACCGGGGTCGGCCCCAAGGTGGCCGTCGGGGTGTTGTCGGGGATCACCCCCGGCGATTTCCTTCGGGCCGTGGCCTTCCAGGATGAGGAGGTCCTCAAGGGCCTCCCCGGGGTGGGCAAGAAGACCGCCCAGCGGATCATCCTCGACCTCAAGGACAAGGTCGGCTCGTTCATCGAGAAGACCCGTCCGCCCGAGGTCATCGAGCCGAGAGCCGCCGACTCCCGGGCCGAGGCCATGGAGGCCCTGGTCGCCCTGGGATACGGCCGGCTCGAGGCGGGCCAAGCGGTGGAGCGGGCGGCCCGGCAGTCCGCCGGGAGTCGCCCCGAGGAGCTCGTGCGCCTGGCTCTGCGCCTGGTCGCCCGGGCTAAGGAGGCCTGA
- the nadE gene encoding NAD(+) synthase produces MTDVAGRVDRLVRWIRDQVTAAGGKGCAFGLSGGIDSAVVAGLCRRAFPDGCLGLIMPCHSQPVDQEDALLVASALGVPIKTVDLSPIYDRFIEVLGMAEGPPPPGGSSEALALANIKPRLRMMTVYYHANLRGYLVIGTGNRSELAMGYFTKYGDGGVDLLPLGNLVKAEVREVARELGVPVRVVDKPPTAGLWPGQTDEGEMGLTYAQLDEFLLTGNGPADVVAKIRSRMTGSEHKRRLPPIAMV; encoded by the coding sequence ATGACTGACGTCGCCGGACGGGTCGACCGCCTGGTCCGATGGATCAGGGACCAGGTCACGGCGGCCGGCGGCAAGGGCTGCGCCTTCGGCCTGTCCGGGGGGATCGACTCGGCGGTCGTGGCCGGCCTTTGTCGGCGCGCCTTTCCCGACGGCTGCCTCGGCCTCATCATGCCTTGCCACAGCCAACCCGTCGACCAGGAGGATGCCCTTCTGGTCGCTTCAGCGCTCGGGGTCCCGATCAAGACCGTCGACCTGAGCCCCATCTATGACCGCTTCATCGAGGTCCTCGGGATGGCCGAAGGACCGCCACCGCCCGGGGGTTCGTCCGAGGCCCTCGCCCTGGCCAACATCAAGCCCAGGCTGCGAATGATGACCGTCTATTACCACGCCAATCTCCGGGGCTACCTGGTGATCGGCACGGGGAACCGCAGTGAGCTGGCGATGGGCTACTTCACCAAGTACGGCGACGGAGGAGTGGACCTGCTTCCCCTGGGCAACCTGGTCAAGGCCGAGGTCCGCGAGGTCGCCAGGGAACTCGGCGTGCCGGTCAGGGTCGTCGATAAGCCGCCGACCGCCGGCCTTTGGCCGGGGCAGACCGACGAGGGGGAGATGGGCCTGACCTATGCCCAGCTCGATGAGTTCCTCCTGACCGGGAATGGACCCGCCGACGTGGTCGCCAAGATCCGGTCCCGGATGACCGGGAGTGAGCACAAGCGCCGGCTGCCCCCGATTGCCATGGTCTAG
- a CDS encoding YebC/PmpR family DNA-binding transcriptional regulator: MSGHSKWATTKRQKARVDAARGKVFSKIARELIIAAREGGPNPDGNFRLKMVIDKAKAANMPGENIQRAIQRGSGAGEADHFEEVVYEGYGPAGVAVMLEVMTDNRNRTAAEIRHIFDRNGGSLGATGCVAWMFKRRGQILVNLEDVKLSEDDLMMLSLDAGGEDFQKEEDQYVIYTVPEQLEKVRSNLVKRGIKTAEAELTYVPTTNTELSGDKADQAMRLLDLLEEHDDVQQVHANLEVKG; encoded by the coding sequence TTGTCAGGCCATTCCAAGTGGGCCACCACCAAGAGACAGAAGGCCAGGGTCGACGCGGCCCGGGGGAAGGTCTTCAGCAAGATCGCCCGGGAGCTGATCATCGCGGCGCGCGAGGGAGGGCCCAACCCCGACGGCAACTTCCGACTGAAGATGGTCATCGATAAGGCCAAGGCGGCCAACATGCCGGGGGAGAACATCCAGCGGGCCATCCAGCGCGGCAGCGGCGCCGGCGAGGCCGACCACTTCGAAGAGGTCGTCTACGAGGGCTACGGACCGGCCGGCGTGGCGGTCATGCTGGAAGTGATGACCGATAACCGGAATCGCACGGCGGCTGAGATTCGCCACATCTTCGACCGGAACGGGGGCAGCCTCGGGGCAACCGGCTGCGTCGCCTGGATGTTCAAGCGGCGGGGGCAGATTCTGGTCAACCTGGAGGACGTCAAGCTCTCCGAGGACGACCTGATGATGCTCAGCTTGGACGCTGGAGGCGAGGACTTCCAGAAGGAAGAGGACCAGTACGTCATCTACACCGTCCCGGAGCAACTCGAGAAGGTCCGGTCGAACCTGGTCAAGCGGGGAATCAAGACGGCCGAGGCCGAGTTGACCTACGTTCCCACGACCAATACCGAGCTCAGTGGGGACAAGGCCGACCAGGCCATGCGGCTCCTTGACCTCCTCGAAGAGCACGACGACGTTCAGCAGGTCCACGCCAACCTGGAGGTCAAGGGCTAG
- the ruvC gene encoding crossover junction endodeoxyribonuclease RuvC: protein MIVLGIDPGTSLMGFGVVEEENQKVKALEYGCLRTSAGRPRGERLSSLYDEINGLIDRHRPDRLAIEELFFNRNVTTALSVGEARGIVLLAAHRAGLPVEEYNPMLVKQAVVGYGRADKQQVQNMVRVILGLSEIPRPDDAADALAIAICALHSGLAAAVRGGPVSGAGQRREGR from the coding sequence TTGATCGTCCTGGGTATCGACCCCGGCACGTCCCTGATGGGCTTCGGAGTCGTCGAAGAAGAGAATCAGAAGGTCAAGGCCCTCGAGTACGGTTGCCTGCGGACCTCCGCCGGCCGCCCGCGCGGGGAACGCCTGTCGTCTCTGTACGACGAGATCAACGGGCTGATCGACCGGCACCGGCCCGATCGTCTGGCCATCGAGGAGCTGTTCTTCAACCGTAACGTGACCACGGCTCTGTCGGTCGGCGAGGCCCGCGGAATCGTCCTGCTGGCCGCCCACCGGGCGGGCCTGCCGGTCGAGGAGTACAACCCGATGCTGGTCAAGCAGGCCGTGGTCGGCTACGGCCGGGCCGATAAGCAGCAGGTCCAAAACATGGTCCGGGTCATCCTGGGCCTGTCCGAGATCCCGCGCCCGGATGACGCCGCCGATGCCCTGGCCATCGCCATCTGCGCCCTTCATAGCGGCCTGGCGGCGGCCGTCCGGGGCGGCCCGGTGAGCGGAGCCGGTCAGAGGAGGGAAGGCCGTTGA